In the genome of Raphanus sativus cultivar WK10039 chromosome 4, ASM80110v3, whole genome shotgun sequence, one region contains:
- the LOC108812429 gene encoding 60S ribosomal protein L31-3 has product MSEKKGRKEEVVTREYTINLHRRLHSCTFKKKAPKAIKVIRKFAEKAMGTKDVRVDLKLNKQIWSRGIRGPPRRIRVRVARKRNDDEDAKEEFFSLVTVAEIPAEGLSGLGTKVIDEED; this is encoded by the exons GAAGGAAAGAGGAGGTGGTGACTAGAGAGTACACCATTAACCTTCACCGACGCCTTCATAGCTG TACCTTCAAGAAGAAGGCACCAAAGGCAATCAAGGTGATAAGGAAGTTTGCAGAGAAGGCAATGGGGACAAAGGATGTGAGAGTGGATTTGAAGCTGAACAAGCAGATTTGGAGCAGAGGTATCAGAGGTCCTCCTAGAAGGATCAGAGTCCGAGTTGCTCGTAAGAGAAACGATGACGAAGATGCAAAGGAAGAGTTCTTCTCCCTTGTCACTGTCGCTGAAATCCCCGCCGAAGGTCTCTCCGGTCTTGGCACTAAAGTCATCGATGAAGAGGATTGA
- the LOC108812427 gene encoding major pollen allergen Ole e 10 gives MAKASDYSTGLLRSEELYKFPFVLLFILTVTVGAAANPDDEKAPFPRWCLPKPGVSPENLQNIMNYVCSRIACPQSTTDPCFASSDFAVQAGIVMNLYYQRFGSTEQACFFSGNGMVVLTDPGSGSCLYPSSSSSTTTNGYFWFIISFICFGLLFRFTM, from the exons ATGGCTAAGGCATCAGATTACTCCACGGGATTGCTCCGGAGTGAAGAGCTCTACAAA TTcccttttgttcttcttttcatCCTCACAGTCACAGTAGGTGCCGCTGCAAATCCTGATGATGAGAAAGCGCCATTTCCCCGGTGGTGTCTCCCGAAACCGGGGGTTTCACCGGAGAATCTGCAGAACATAATGAACTACGTCTGCTCGCGCATCGCATGCCCACAATCGACGACAGACCCTTGCTTTGCTTCCTCAGATTTTGCCGTCCAAGCAGGAATCGTCATGAATCTGTACTACCAGAGGTTTGGTAGTACAGAACAGGCATGTTTCTTCAGTGGCAACGGAATGGTTGTCCTGACTGATCCCGGCAGCGGTTCATGCCTCTACCCGTCGTCGTCTTCAAGCACCACAACAAATGGTTATTTCTGGTTTATAATCTCATTTATCTGTTTCGGTTTACTCTTTCGGTTTACAATGTAA